The Agaribacterium sp. ZY112 genome includes the window TGCGTTGCTGACCATAAGTGTTTAAGCCACTTAAGGCGCCTAGATCCCCACCTTGCTCAGCTAAAACAAGGGCTAAGCGCTCACAATCACGCAGGGCTAAGTTAAAGCCTTGGCCTGCAACTGGGTGAAGAAAATGGGCGGCGTTACCTAACAAAACCAAGCGGCTACGCCACTGCTCATTGGCATTAATTAACTGTAATTTATAACTTTGTCGTTCGCCTACAGCGCAAAAGCGCCCCAAGCTCCAACCAAACTGTTTTTGCAAAGCAGCAAGAAACTCGGCTTCACTGCACTGCTCTAATAAGTCAGCTTGATTTGGCTTTCTAGTCCAAACCAATGCTGAGCGCTGGCGCCCATGAATAGGAGCTAAGGGCAATAAGGCTAAGGGACCCTCTTCTGCAAAGCGTTCAAAAGCATGGCCTTGGTGTGCACGTTGATGCTCAACATTGGCAATTAAGGCGCGCTGTTGATAGTCGTGAGATTCAAAGCTAATGCCTAGGCGCTTAGCAATGGCCGACTCTGCGCCATCAGCAATCAGTAATAACGCTGCCGTTAGTGTGGCCTCTGTTTGTTCACTGCCATAAGTCACGCTAACCTTGTCTGTAGCAAAGCTCACAGACTTCACCGCTGCGGGGGCATGTAGATCTATGTGCTCACAGCTCTCTACCGCTTGCATCAAAACCTTACCCAAAACCCTATTGCTAAGCGTACAACCTAAGGCCGAACCGGCATTTTGCTCTTGGGCGATATTAATAGCGCCAAAATGACCTCGATCACTGACTTTAACGTGGCTAATGTCCTGAGTAGCAGACTGTAGCTCCGCCCAAAGACCCAGTTCATTCAATAGCTTTATGCTGCCTGCAGCCAAGGCCGTGACTCTATCATCAAAGCTAGGTGAGGGGTCTCCCTGCCTAATTGATCGAGCTTCAAGCACAACAATACGTTTATCAGGCAGCGCCCTATTCAATAACAGGGCTTGGCTCAACCCCACCATACCGGCGCCAATAATGGCTATGTCATACTGTTGTTTAGAATTCATGCTAATCAGGCTAAGTTCGGCTATAGCGTTACAACAAAGATGCCTGAGCACCCTCGTCTTTATTAGTGGCCATCAAGGCTTCAATTTCTTCAACCTGCTTAGGTACGGCTGACGTTAAAACGCGATAACCGTCTTTACAAATCACTACGTCGTCTTCAATGCGAACACCTATACCTCGCCAGCGAGCTTCAACTGCTTCATTATCAGGAGAGATATAAATGCCAGGCTCTACCGTCATTACCATGCCTGGCTCCAGCACACGCCACTGGCCGTGAACCTTGTAATCACCAACATCGTGAACATCCAAGCCAAGCCAATGACCAATGCGATGCATATAAAATTCTTTGTAGCTTGCCTCTTCGATATTTTGCTCTAGCTCACCTTTAAGCAAACCAAGCTCAATCAAGCCCTCGGTGATAACCTTGACCGAAGCTTCGTGCGGTTCATTCCAGTGCCTGCCCGGTGCAATACAGGCAAAAGCCGCTTCTTGCGCTTTTAGCACCAAGCTATAAATAGCACGCTGTTCGGGGTTAAAACAGCCATTTACAGGAAAGGTTCGGGTAATATCGGCAGCATAAGCTTGGTACTCGCAACCGGCATCGATAAGTACCAAGTCACCATTGTTTAGCTTTTGCTTGTTCTCTATATAGTGCAATACACAAGCGTTAGCACCACCACCAACAATGCTGGTGTAAGCCGGTTCAAGCCCACCCTTCATGGCACTGTGATATTGAATAGTGGCATCCAGTTGGTATTCATACATGCCCGGTTTACAGATCTTCATTGCCTCGACATGAGCTTCAGCACTGATTTGAGCCGCCTTTTCCATCAAGCGAATTTCAGCCGCGCTTTTAAAAAGGCGCATATCGTGAAGGAAATGATCTAAATCGAGGAACTCACCCGGCGGCGTCGCACCGGAGCGAACCTTGTCTCGAATGGTATTAATCCACGACATCATTCGCTGATCAAAGGCAGCTTCTTTACCCATCGCATAATAAACACGCTCACGCCCTTCAATAAGGCCAGGTAAAATCTCATCAATATCATCGATGGGGAACGCATCGTCGGCCGCATAATATTCTACTGCACCCGCTGGACCTGCACGATAGCCATCCCAGATTTCACGGGTTCGATCTTTATCGCGGCAAAACAAAACAAACTCTCCGTGCTCACGCCCTGGTATCAATACCAATACAGCGTCGGGCTCGGGAAAGCCACAAAGGTAGTGAAAGTTACTGTCTTGGCGGAAGGGGAACTGCGTGTCTGCACTGCGCTGTTTTTCATGAGCAGAAGGCACAATTGCAATACTATTTGCTTCCATATGTTCCATCAAACGCTCACGTCGACGGATAAATTCCTGTTTATTTATACTCATTAGTGCAAGGTCTTATCGTCTGAGGAGTTGTCTGAATCACTGCTAGCTGATGGATAACGCATTTCAGCATAAACCGTCATCACCCCCGCTCGCAGATACTCACTTAATTCTACAAGATCCGCTTCGCTATCTTCATCTTCCTCTTCCACAGCTTTAACCGCTTGGCTAATTTGGGCAAGATCACGAATCACCTCAACCACGGTCTCAGGCAGGGCCGAATCTTTGTCCAAACCACTGCTACCAAAACCGTGAAGAAAGCCACGGCACCAGGCACCTAATTCTCTGGCTCGATCAGCCTGAGGGCAACGATCATCAGGAAGCAAAGGGGTAAAAATAAAATCATCGCTAGCAAGAGCTACTTCACAGCGCTCTTTAAGAAACTCTATTAAAGTGACTTGCTCTTCACTGATATCAAAATGACTTAAATCGCTAAATTCACGGGCCAGCTCTATCCAATTGGTATCACTATTACTTTTACCGCCAGCAACTAGCCCACACAGCATGCCATGCAACTCTGCCGCAGAGCATATAGCGCCCAAACTTAGCAATTGATCGTTGAGGCTATGGAACTGAAACTCAAAACTCATACTTATTTACCAAAACAAAATGATAAAGCCTTGTTGTTCAATACTAAGGCTATACTTTTCTAGAATTCACATTAAGATAATCGTAGTTTTGGGCTGAGTGTGATAAAACAGCAACCAGATTACCCATTACACGGCTATTAAACTGCAGACCAAAGTTATGACCCCTCCAGTACTCGCTGAGCTTGAACAGAATATCGATGCATTGATCAAGCGCTGCGCCCAACTTGAAGCTGAAGCAAAGGCCTTTCGAGAGAAAGAAAGTGCGTGGCAGCAAGAACGTGAGCAGTTAATCGAGAAAAACCAACAAGCTCGTATCCGCGTTGAGGCTATGATCACCCATCTTAAAGGCTTGAGCAATACAGAACAGGTGGCTTTATGAGCGAAGAAAACCGCGCAACGGTCAACATACTCGATAAAGACTACCAAGTAGCCTGTAAACCTGATGAACGACACGATCTAATGCGTGCTGCAAATGAGCTGGATAAGCGCATGCGTTCAGTCAAACAAAGCGGCACCATTATTGGTGTTGAGCGTATTGCTGTCATGGTTGCCCTAAACCTTTGCCACGAACTGGCCCAAAGCGGTAGTAACAGCAGTTCAAATAGCGATCTTAACC containing:
- the pepP gene encoding Xaa-Pro aminopeptidase; the protein is MSINKQEFIRRRERLMEHMEANSIAIVPSAHEKQRSADTQFPFRQDSNFHYLCGFPEPDAVLVLIPGREHGEFVLFCRDKDRTREIWDGYRAGPAGAVEYYAADDAFPIDDIDEILPGLIEGRERVYYAMGKEAAFDQRMMSWINTIRDKVRSGATPPGEFLDLDHFLHDMRLFKSAAEIRLMEKAAQISAEAHVEAMKICKPGMYEYQLDATIQYHSAMKGGLEPAYTSIVGGGANACVLHYIENKQKLNNGDLVLIDAGCEYQAYAADITRTFPVNGCFNPEQRAIYSLVLKAQEAAFACIAPGRHWNEPHEASVKVITEGLIELGLLKGELEQNIEEASYKEFYMHRIGHWLGLDVHDVGDYKVHGQWRVLEPGMVMTVEPGIYISPDNEAVEARWRGIGVRIEDDVVICKDGYRVLTSAVPKQVEEIEALMATNKDEGAQASLL
- a CDS encoding cell division protein ZapA; translated protein: MSEENRATVNILDKDYQVACKPDERHDLMRAANELDKRMRSVKQSGTIIGVERIAVMVALNLCHELAQSGSNSSSNSDLNRLNNKLIEALAEDIND
- the ubiH gene encoding 2-octaprenyl-6-methoxyphenyl hydroxylase; amino-acid sequence: MNSKQQYDIAIIGAGMVGLSQALLLNRALPDKRIVVLEARSIRQGDPSPSFDDRVTALAAGSIKLLNELGLWAELQSATQDISHVKVSDRGHFGAINIAQEQNAGSALGCTLSNRVLGKVLMQAVESCEHIDLHAPAAVKSVSFATDKVSVTYGSEQTEATLTAALLLIADGAESAIAKRLGISFESHDYQQRALIANVEHQRAHQGHAFERFAEEGPLALLPLAPIHGRQRSALVWTRKPNQADLLEQCSEAEFLAALQKQFGWSLGRFCAVGERQSYKLQLINANEQWRSRLVLLGNAAHFLHPVAGQGFNLALRDCERLALVLAEQGGDLGALSGLNTYGQQRSNDQWLTTALSHQAISCFASSFVPMQLARNLALSSLNHVTALKSLFSSQMMGQATNHKGLRI
- a CDS encoding TIGR02449 family protein encodes the protein MTPPVLAELEQNIDALIKRCAQLEAEAKAFREKESAWQQEREQLIEKNQQARIRVEAMITHLKGLSNTEQVAL
- a CDS encoding UPF0149 family protein; amino-acid sequence: MSFEFQFHSLNDQLLSLGAICSAAELHGMLCGLVAGGKSNSDTNWIELAREFSDLSHFDISEEQVTLIEFLKERCEVALASDDFIFTPLLPDDRCPQADRARELGAWCRGFLHGFGSSGLDKDSALPETVVEVIRDLAQISQAVKAVEEEDEDSEADLVELSEYLRAGVMTVYAEMRYPSASSDSDNSSDDKTLH